GCAATGACCAAAAAACTGTCGATGCGGTTATCAGAAATCTAGAAATCATTGGCGAAGCCACTAAAAATATACCTATTGAGTTTAGAAGGAAGTATCCAGATATCCCGTGGAGAGAGATGGCTGGAACGAGAGACAAACTCACTCACGGATATTTTGATATCGTATATGAGATACTCTGGGAAACAGTGAAAAATGACCTCCCCAAAATCAAACCTAAAATCAAAAAGATATTGGATAAAACAATGTAACATGAAAAATCTACCGTTTTATGCCCCAACATTCTTGAACAGTCCTATAATTTTTATTCATTTTTATCCAGCCACCAGTTGAGTATGGAAATGAAATGGCTGCTGAGAGAGAAAAGAAAACTAGTTAGACAATCCGTAGATTTGGATGAATAGGATGCATACGCGAAACTCTTGTAACGTGGTTTGAGGATTTTTCAGTGTCATTCAGCATATATTATCCATGTTCTCACTCATAGGGATATATTC
The Candidatus Thermoplasmatota archaeon genome window above contains:
- a CDS encoding DUF86 domain-containing protein; its protein translation is MKRDYKIFLQDILRSIEHIEGYTEGMDIEAFRNDQKTVDAVIRNLEIIGEATKNIPIEFRRKYPDIPWREMAGTRDKLTHGYFDIVYEILWETVKNDLPKIKPKIKKILDKTM